CTGCTGATCGCAGTGCTCCTTAGTGCGCAGTGCACCGACAAAAAAGTCAATGAAGTCACACCAGCCTTATTTGCTGCTGGTCCAACACCAAGTGCCATGGCGGCTTTGACGGAAATGGAGATTTTCGGTCACATCCGCCAGCTCGGGCTTGCCAAAACCAAGGCCCGAAACGTGCGCAAACTCGCTCACCTCTTGACCACGGTGCATGGGGGGATAGTGCCGAGCAGCTTTGAAGAGCTCGAGGCACTGCCGGGCGTTGGCCACAAAACCGCCAGCGTGGTGATGGCCCAAGCCTTCGGAGTACCGGCGTTCCCCGTGGACACTCACATACATCGCCTGGCGCAGCGCTGGGGACTCAGCAATGGAGACAGCGTGGAGCGCACCGAAAAGGATTTGAAAGCACTATTCCCACCGGAACGCTGGAACAAGCTCCACCTGCAAATCATTTTTTATGGACGCGAGCACTGCACTGCTCGCGGATGCGACGGAACGATTTGCCCAATGTGCCGCGAGCTGTACCCGAAGCGACGAACACCAGTGATTTGGAGAAGGCCTTAAACGCAATGCTGCCCAACGTCAAATCTCTGTTACAGTTCGTTTCAATTGCATGACCTCCATGGAACGCACTCCCGCTAACGACGCCTGGTTCCAAGGCAAAGCAGCTCGCTCCATTCACGAAGATCAACTGAAGAAAGTTGAGCTCTTCAACGGTCGTGCGGCCATGATCGGTTTCGTCATCGGTGTGATCACTGAAGGACTTACAGGCCAGGGGATTCTTCATCAAATTGGCCTCGGCCCCCTCGTTGACGGCTACGTCACTTGCAGCGTTCAGACGCTCCCCTTCTGTTTCTGATCAGACCAGACAAGGCTTGTCAGCCCCCTAGCCTTAGGATTAAGGGCTGACAGTCCAAGCCAATGGCTCGAAAGCGGCGCAAACTAAGCAAAGACATGGAGGCCGAAATTAAAGCGGCCCATAAAAAAGTTGAGTTTATTTCCGCGTTAATTCGAGACATCCGAGAAGAAGACATTCAAAACGAATACGCTGAAGCCTTTGTACAGGTGCACGCCGCATGCACCCACCTCGCCCAGCTTTACGAGGCTGAGGGCATTACTGAAGAAAGTGAAGGAACACTGGTGCTCTACAAAGGCCTCCTTA
The window above is part of the Synechococcus sp. WH 8020 genome. Proteins encoded here:
- the nth gene encoding endonuclease III; amino-acid sequence: MLRKERASHLLHRLDEHYPDPPIPLDHSDPFSLLIAVLLSAQCTDKKVNEVTPALFAAGPTPSAMAALTEMEIFGHIRQLGLAKTKARNVRKLAHLLTTVHGGIVPSSFEELEALPGVGHKTASVVMAQAFGVPAFPVDTHIHRLAQRWGLSNGDSVERTEKDLKALFPPERWNKLHLQIIFYGREHCTARGCDGTICPMCRELYPKRRTPVIWRRP
- a CDS encoding high light inducible protein; amino-acid sequence: MERTPANDAWFQGKAARSIHEDQLKKVELFNGRAAMIGFVIGVITEGLTGQGILHQIGLGPLVDGYVTCSVQTLPFCF